The Flavobacterium faecale genome has a segment encoding these proteins:
- a CDS encoding head GIN domain-containing protein translates to MMKNSLLMAYKIIPALFCLLLLSSCNDWFNLKSITGSGNVITENRKIDENFVGIDVSNGIDVIVKHGDNFEVIVEADDNLQDEITTTVKNGILVIDCEYNSFLDVSSKKVIVTMPKIEQLESSSASSITSEMTLKTNAIDISSSSGSSVDLKINADKLTCKASSGSDITLRGLALELEAKASSGSDIEAKDMAANKVIARSSSGSSIEVNPIVELQANASSGSSINYLKTPKKISRESSSGASIGLN, encoded by the coding sequence ATGATGAAAAACTCTCTTTTAATGGCTTACAAAATTATCCCCGCACTTTTTTGCCTCCTTTTGCTCAGCTCGTGCAATGATTGGTTCAACTTAAAATCGATAACGGGTAGCGGAAACGTCATTACAGAAAACCGAAAAATTGATGAAAACTTTGTTGGAATCGACGTTAGCAACGGAATAGATGTTATTGTAAAACATGGTGACAATTTTGAAGTGATCGTAGAAGCCGATGATAATTTGCAAGACGAAATCACAACTACGGTCAAAAATGGTATTTTGGTAATCGATTGCGAGTACAATTCGTTTCTAGATGTTTCTTCGAAAAAAGTAATTGTTACCATGCCAAAGATAGAGCAGTTAGAATCGTCTAGTGCCTCCTCAATCACAAGCGAAATGACACTCAAGACGAATGCGATAGACATTAGCAGTTCTAGCGGATCATCGGTAGATTTAAAAATAAATGCCGATAAATTAACCTGTAAAGCCTCTAGCGGTAGCGACATCACCTTGAGAGGACTGGCATTGGAGTTGGAAGCAAAAGCCTCTAGCGGTAGTGACATTGAAGCCAAAGATATGGCTGCTAATAAAGTTATTGCACGATCATCAAGTGGTTCATCTATCGAGGTTAACCCTATTGTTGAGTTGCAGGCAAATGCATCAAGTGGAAGTAGCATTAACTACCTAAAAACACCTAAAAAAATCAGTAGAGAAAGTAGCTCTGGAGCGAGTATCGGTCTAAACTAA
- a CDS encoding PspC domain-containing protein — MNKTININLGGLIFHIDEDAFMKLTRYLDAIKRSLNNSSGQDEIIKDIEMRIAELFTDKQSSSKQVMGMQDVEDIIATMGQPEDYIIEDEAQPNATYEAPTYTSNKKLYRDKDGGMVGGVAAGLGYYFGLDAVWIRVILVLLVFAGFGTGIIAYLVLWIVTPEAQTTSEKLEMKGEPVNISNIEKKVREEFDSVTNKFKNVDYDKYGHQFKTESAKLGNSVGSAFSGIFKVIAKFIGLILVLSGFAMIIIFLLASVTLGTTHFSGFPFHQFIESGNFTDYPVWFFGLLLFAAIAIPNFFLMLLGFKLISPNMKSIGNIAKYTLIALWIMALAVLISIGLKQATAFSHDGRVVNKQDIVMQPTDTLKIKFVHNDYYSKNINDRDDFKITQDSTETSIIYSNQVRLRIEQTNEKTAYIQIEKEAKGESISDARNRAQQIKYHYKIVGNQIILDNYLVTNIKNKFRDQEIEITIYLPAGTLFQLDENARHYNRSDDEFFDFDYASDRHVYKVFDSKAKCLDCPADNEDYGDDNDTDDEDSNTIIINSDEVSIKSDTLSTSSKDLHELRINKDGIIIKTK; from the coding sequence ATGAATAAAACTATAAACATAAACTTAGGCGGACTGATTTTTCATATCGACGAAGATGCATTCATGAAATTGACCCGCTATCTTGATGCCATCAAACGCTCTTTGAACAACAGTTCGGGCCAAGATGAGATTATCAAAGATATTGAGATGCGTATTGCAGAGTTGTTTACAGACAAACAAAGCAGTAGTAAGCAGGTAATGGGCATGCAAGATGTAGAAGATATTATTGCTACCATGGGGCAACCAGAGGATTACATTATCGAAGACGAAGCACAACCCAACGCTACCTACGAAGCGCCTACCTATACAAGCAACAAAAAACTGTATCGCGACAAAGATGGCGGCATGGTGGGTGGTGTAGCAGCAGGTTTGGGCTATTATTTTGGTCTTGATGCTGTTTGGATTCGAGTGATTCTTGTACTATTGGTCTTTGCAGGTTTTGGAACCGGAATTATTGCTTATCTAGTGTTGTGGATTGTTACTCCTGAAGCGCAGACAACCTCTGAGAAATTAGAAATGAAAGGGGAGCCAGTCAACATTTCGAACATTGAAAAAAAAGTGCGAGAAGAATTTGATTCGGTTACCAACAAGTTCAAAAATGTCGATTATGATAAATATGGTCACCAATTTAAGACAGAATCTGCAAAACTTGGAAATTCTGTTGGGTCAGCATTCTCGGGTATTTTCAAAGTAATCGCTAAGTTTATTGGTTTAATTTTAGTGTTATCAGGTTTTGCAATGATCATCATTTTTTTGTTGGCCTCGGTCACCTTAGGTACTACTCATTTTAGCGGTTTTCCTTTTCATCAATTCATAGAATCAGGCAATTTTACTGACTATCCCGTTTGGTTTTTTGGTTTACTACTGTTTGCAGCGATCGCTATTCCGAATTTCTTTTTGATGCTATTAGGTTTCAAATTGATCTCTCCAAATATGAAATCGATTGGAAACATTGCCAAATACACCTTGATTGCCCTTTGGATTATGGCATTGGCCGTTTTAATCTCGATAGGACTCAAGCAAGCAACCGCTTTTTCGCATGACGGACGAGTAGTCAACAAGCAAGATATTGTGATGCAACCCACCGATACCCTCAAAATCAAGTTTGTTCACAATGATTATTATTCGAAAAATATAAATGACCGTGATGATTTTAAAATCACACAAGATTCTACTGAAACTAGTATCATTTACTCCAATCAAGTTCGTTTACGAATTGAACAAACCAACGAAAAAACGGCATACATTCAGATCGAAAAAGAAGCAAAAGGCGAATCTATATCTGATGCTCGAAACAGAGCGCAACAAATAAAATACCACTATAAAATTGTTGGCAATCAAATCATTCTTGACAACTATTTGGTCACCAACATTAAAAATAAATTCAGAGATCAAGAAATCGAGATCACCATCTATCTTCCTGCAGGTACCCTATTCCAATTGGACGAAAATGCGCGCCACTACAACCGATCAGACGATGAGTTTTTTGACTTTGATTACGCCTCTGACCGACATGTGTATAAAGTATTTGATTCGAAAGCAAAGTGCCTAGATTGCCCAGCTGACAATGAGGATTATGGCGATGACAATGATACTGATGACGAGGACTCAAACACAATTATCATCAACTCTGACGAAGTTTCTATAAAATCAGATACCCTTTCGACTTCTAGTAAAGACCTTCATGAATTACGTATTAACAAGGATGGAATTATAATTAAAACAAAATAA
- a CDS encoding PadR family transcriptional regulator, with the protein MNIENTKAQMRKGVLEFCILSVLKEKDAYTSEILDTLKNAKLLVVEGTIYPLLTRLKNDGLLSYRWEESTSGPPRKYYGLTDEGQLFLNELSGTWTELSDAVTLITTKNNAS; encoded by the coding sequence ATGAATATAGAAAACACAAAAGCTCAGATGCGAAAAGGTGTTCTCGAATTTTGCATCTTATCTGTTTTAAAAGAAAAAGATGCGTATACATCTGAAATATTGGACACCCTGAAAAACGCAAAACTCTTAGTAGTTGAAGGAACTATTTACCCACTACTCACTCGATTAAAAAACGACGGTTTACTCAGTTATCGCTGGGAAGAATCTACCTCGGGACCTCCTAGAAAATACTATGGACTAACTGACGAAGGACAATTATTTTTAAATGAATTAAGTGGCACTTGGACCGAACTGTCTGATGCCGTAACGCTAATTACCACTAAAAACAACGCATCATGA
- a CDS encoding DUF4870 domain-containing protein, which translates to MQPQNENNIAAVTHLSALGQYIFPFGNFILPLLLWNFKKDQSEFIDKNGKQVLNFQFSIFLYTILILIIAVPILLFTILSTTTFDAAIENHEWIFRNLDIGNHIYMLTIVILAAILLATLKIVEFVYIIYGTLKASNGEYIKYPMSIRFIR; encoded by the coding sequence ATGCAACCACAGAACGAAAACAATATCGCAGCAGTCACACACCTAAGCGCATTGGGACAATATATTTTTCCTTTTGGGAATTTTATTCTTCCCCTACTTTTGTGGAACTTCAAAAAAGACCAATCTGAATTCATAGACAAAAACGGAAAGCAGGTTCTTAACTTTCAATTCAGCATCTTCTTGTATACCATATTAATTCTAATCATCGCAGTTCCCATTTTACTTTTCACAATATTGAGCACAACTACATTTGATGCCGCTATAGAAAACCATGAGTGGATCTTTAGAAATTTAGATATCGGGAATCATATTTACATGTTAACGATTGTAATATTAGCAGCTATTTTACTAGCTACTTTAAAAATTGTAGAATTTGTATACATTATATACGGAACATTAAAAGCTTCAAACGGAGAATATATCAAATACCCCATGAGCATTCGTTTCATTCGATAA